The segment TTCTTTACCTTGGGAGatttgttgtaaaaataatcctaccccccctctctctctctctctctctctctctaccagCATAGACAAACAAATGTTTCTTCGTCTGATGACACATTCTGATACTGTAGCGTTATTTTCATCGGCAATCTCTATATACGGTCTGTCCTCGGTTATGAAACTACTTATATGTTGATGCATCCACTTAAAGTGTGAGTATGATgtcaaataatataataatagtGATAACATATATCTCTTTTCCTTCCGCGACAAGCTCCTGCTAATCTTAGAAGACAGAAACCACTTCAATGTGAGGATTATTTCAGCAAAAGGGTAGGATTAAAACTTATGTtacttttatgataatttaCACATGTGTAGAGCTGAAGAGACTAtcgtaaaacatgtattttgcaCTTGATGTGTTTATATTaacacaaataattatttacatatttatcaaAAGGTTATTATTAGCTCTTAATTGGCCGTAGGGGTATAACAATTAATGAATAAGCTATATGTCTCTGTTTGCaaagaaagctaaaattaaattcaatgataTAACAATGAACAACGGTTCAATGACTTTGTTACATCATATACAATTGCCGATATATCAATCAGTATCTATcatgtaataaatgaatataccaaaaaaacccacgaaattgatgataaaaattcaaataaagggaacaaaattgaaaaataaagacaTACGTCTTTGCAAGCAGAGAGTTTCCTGTCGGCATAGGTTGCAAGGATTAGTGACATAATGAGatattttaaggttttttttagaaCAACTACAATTTCTACAATAATAATGGCATGAATACATTTATTTGGAAATAATTTAGCTTACGGAAGTTTTGGCATATTTGACATAATCACTAAAAGCAACCTATTATCATGTAGAAAAACAGTATCTATAAGAGTCATGCAATTGGTAGAGGTAAACTTGAAGTACCTTGAAAGATAACGCAGTATATGAACATCAATAGTACGATTTAGTAACTCATCCGTTCGACTTACCTTTGGACTTGGTTTATGTTGTCTTTACGAGttattatctcgttattacgattTATTATGTCGTATGTTCAGCTAGCTCAAACGCAAACTTGAATCTATTACGTAAGATTTAAAATAGTTGCAGATCTCTCTCAATTTCGCCCTTCTTATCATAAAAAGTGTTTCAattaacacttttttaaaatgtacaaagaTGTTCAAATTAAGTTTATGTACTAAATATATCACTTTTTTGTGTCCGATACGGATACATTTGACATTTTGCTATAATAAGTACACACTTATTATAGAATAAGTTTGATCTATTGAATAGGAAAGATATGTAGATATGAGGATCTTTTTAATGAGGAactgtttttaaagtttttttagaAATACTTTTATGTAGAGGAATTATGCCAAGTTCCAGTTTCAGAAGATGTTCTATCCCAAGCTGCTgtaaatgtgtatatataacGGCTTCAAAGGACATTAACATCACGAGAATTGATCTTGGTTCTTGCGCCACAAGACAGGATAGACAGCTTTATACGGTTTATTACAACAATAACCAATCAAAGCAGACTCTGTATGAGGAACGTTGCTGTCATGGCGACATCTATGTGATATATGGTAAGTATTATCGGTACAAACATGTTCATATCCAGatacattgtacaatgtatttctTGTACATTGATATCTTTGAAGTTTTATCGAGTCAATTTCAGATATGATAAATAatagatttgaaaaataatgattacTAGTTTGCACtacgaatcaatttttttaatttgatgcaGAATTATTATCATAAAAAGTACAATTTCGAAATTCGTTCATATTCATAGAAGGTaagtttcgttttttttttccaatattcaTTACAATGAATgattcatgaataaaaaaataattggattAGGGTGGCAGATCTAAGCACTATTTTGGATCGTGTACAATTCAGTCAACGTTACTTAGttgtttgtattttgataaatttatgaGGCACTttgcaatataaaaaatatcttataatgcaataataaaaatatatgtttaggTAGGGATGTGGAGCTGAATTGGAGATAGAATGGGAAGGGTAATAATGGCTTACTAAGTTACTATCGTTAcgtacagataaaaatattgattgagtTGAGGGATTGAAACGGTCGTTTCTAAAAAGTTTAATActtgaaaaaaagtttacttACGGATGAAGGAATATTGTACGGAAACAACTTGCAATTTGTCACAAAAATGACTAAAGtgactaaattttttttattcataatactGCTTTTctattaacaaataaatatttctgtaaaGATTATCTTCCCCATACAAGCCCAAGAACAGCTCTGCAAACAACTGGAACAGAAATACGAGGCACATCTTCAACGCCTTCAGGGACCCATCCCGTCATTGCGATTTTTCCATACACCAAAACTCCTCCCCCCACCGGTCCTCCAGAAGTTTCCATCCCCTCAGATCCCAAGAACAGTTCGGTACTGGTCACCATTCTTGTGTGTTTAGCATTGCTAATTATCCTGGGGGCTGCTGCACTGCTGTATAGACGTTACAGGTAATCGCAGCACATGAGTGCATTAAAGGTTAACTTGTTGCCTGCAAAATTATTTTCACTCTCCAAATACTACTTGTAACCAATAGTCTATTGCGCAAGCCTCACCAGAGTTTTAAGTGCTTGCTCGCGATCTTTTATACTTTTAGGTAACGCCAAATATAAGTTTAGTAAAATCTATGAAAGCTGAATAGCAGTTACAATGTCattcatttaaagttttaattactaAAAGATTCCCCAAAAATGACAACATAGAGACTTTAGAAAAACGTTTTCTACATGATCTAGTCATCCTGTGACACAGAACACAGTAAGACTGTATAGTCTTTGTCATCAAAACTAAAGTACATCTTTCCAAGTTGAGactcatttcaaaataaatacttcttttttttttttaacaggaaATTAAGGTTGGCAAAGGTGAAAAAGGTAGTTACATTTTTTGTGATGAACGAGATAAatatatgcaaataaataacgaacaattcttttacatgtaaataaataatgaacaatTCTTTTACAAGTGTAATGTAAATCAGGGATGTATATTCCAGCTACCAGATCATTACGAAAACTCAGTTGTAGTAGAATCTAGAATCACCGAGACGGTTGATGATAGCATATCGCCCACGACCACCAACTACTTTGTTTTAGAGGTGACAGAAGGACCACGCCCACCCACAACAAGTCCGAGTTCCAATACAGCGCCCACTCCTTGTTCATCAAGTGAATATGAAACTGTTCAACTGAATAACGAACCAGAAAAGCCAAGCGAGTGTGTATATAACACATTGCGTGAAAATAGCACACCACCAGATGATGTAACGGACGACTACAGTCGTTTTGCAGATTTTAATCAAGAGTATTGTCACTTACAAAGATGATCtaacaattgaattgaaaatcaGTACATGAAGCTTTGTAAACAGTGTTATATAGAGGTGACACAAGAGTATTGTCACTTACAAAGATGATCtaacaattgaattgaaaaacattacatgaagtttttaaacagtgtGATATAGAGGTGACACACGtgtcattaaaatatatgacaCCATATCGCACTCTGTCATGTGATTTTTGAGAGAGTCAAGATAAACACATTAAGCATTGATTGCTTATTTTTGGACGTCGTTGGTTCTCTAACACACCAAACGGTGCAGACAAATTCAATACTGCGCGTTtggcattcaatgcttatatttatatttatactgatgtctatttgtataGAATAATTGTGTATCTTTGCGTTAAAGCCATTATATATGTTCATAGAGAGAGTTATGAAACATtcattgcctgacgtcatgacgtcaggcatatctaaggtttaaaagttgcgatctccgaaacagtgcagacaatgggacaagcaatatcatgatatttcacaaaaaagattaaccgatgcatgtttaagatatgtcagcatttac is part of the Magallana gigas chromosome 3, xbMagGiga1.1, whole genome shotgun sequence genome and harbors:
- the LOC136269557 gene encoding uncharacterized protein, with product MPSSSFRRCSIPSCCKCVYITASKDINITRIDLGSCATRQDRQLYTVYYNNNQSKQTLYEERCCHGDIYVIYDYLPHTSPRTALQTTGTEIRGTSSTPSGTHPVIAIFPYTKTPPPTGPPEVSIPSDPKNSSVLVTILVCLALLIILGAAALLYRRYRKLRLAKVKKLPDHYENSVVVESRITETVDDSISPTTTNYFVLEVTEGPRPPTTSPSSNTAPTPCSSSEYETVQLNNEPEKPSECVYNTLRENSTPPDDVTDDYSRFADFNQEYCHLQR